The following nucleotide sequence is from Tachyglossus aculeatus isolate mTacAcu1 chromosome 11, mTacAcu1.pri, whole genome shotgun sequence.
AGGCTTATCTGCCTTCTTGGATTTGCTTTATGGAGACTGAGTGGACCCAAGTTAAAGTAAAGAGCAATATTTAGCACCAagaaagaggaaagtggggatggCTGTGACCGCCCCCTCCACCTTCGAGGGGAGTAGAGGGAGATGTGTGGAAATCTCTGTCACTAGCATCTTGAAGACCAGCATCCAgtggcttattaataataatagtaatgatggtatttgttaggtgcctactatgtgtcaaatactgttctaagcactggctagacgcaatctaattaggttggacacagtccctgtcccacatggggctcacaagtcttcatccctattttacagatgaggtaactgaggaccagagaagttaagtgatttgcccagggtctcacagcataTATGCACAGCATATCTAGAGCAGTGTGGCttctagagcagcgtggctcagtggaaagagcatggactttggagtcagaggtcaagggttcaaatcccggctccgtcaattgtcagctgtgtgactttgggcaagtcacttaacttctctgtgcctcagttccctcatctgtaaaatggggatgaagactgtgagccccccatgggacaacctgatcaccttgtaacctccccagcgcttagaacagtgctttgcacgtagtaagcgcttaataaatgccattattattattattgttattattattattattactatatgtggcagagtcaggattagaacccaggtccttcagactcccagtcccgtattctatccattagaccatcaTGCTGCTTGGGTCCCAGTGGGAATCAGGATGGGAAGACAGTGGGGAGGGTGGTCAGCAGTCTTGGCTCTAgtgcctagggaagcagcatggtctagcagatagagcacagatctgggagtcacaggacctgggttttaatcccggctctgtcacttgcctgttgtgtgaccttgggagagtcacttaacttctcagtgcctcagttttctccgtctgtaaaatggggatttgtcctccctctgtcttaagctgagagccccctgtgggacagggaccatgtttgatCTGCCTAGACTGCtgtaactccagcacttagtacagtacttggcacatagtaagcatttgaataccacaattattattctttgtatTACTATTAAGGGCACAGACCACCTCTGTCCCTTGGCTTCTGGACCTAGGAACAATGATGAAATGAAATCAAGGAATTAAtcacgggtatttattgagcacttactatatgcagagcattgtactaagcacttgggagagtacaacacaacagaatgagcaggtacatcccctgcccataatgaggttgcagtctagagaatgTCCATCTCATTCCTCACTGGCTTCAAAGAGGAGAGGCACAAGGTGGAATGACTCAGGGGCCATTGATTGAGCTGGATAATTGGGAGATACCAGAAGCCACACCATATAAAACAGAATCAACAGGGAATTTAGCATTAACCTTCCATCTTGAGCCTATCAGGGCAGTGGCTGGTTCTCTTGCCTATAATGAATCCCGAGCCCCTCAGGCAGGGATCTTGGATTTTGTGAACGTTCAGTGGCCATTTACCTCAACATGCAACATGAAGTGGAGATGGTCGAGTTGACAGTGTCagtaacaccactatcctccctgtcccaagagcccacaaccttggtatcatctttgactcctcactgcttttcaactctcacattcaaacTACTGCTAAATCCTGTCATGATGCTTCCCAGAAACACCAAGCAGTGTAACTCTCCACCCAAGCTGCTCCTATTAGAGTCCAAAACTATTTTTCCAGTGTCCTCATTGAACTCCCAGCTGccagcctccctctccttcataCTCTACGCTGCTGcatggattaagactgggaaccacatgggacCAGGGCTCTATCTGATCGGATTGAATTGCATCTACCTgtggcttagcgcagtgcttggcacctactaaacccttaacaaaataccataattattctcattattggGTCATCTTCTTCAGATCTACTCTGTACACTCCTGCTATTCCCCAACTCgttctcttcactcctcccaggtcaaccttctcactgtacctccctctTCACTTTCCCGCTTCTATAGCCAGGTTCAGCCTCTTCTCCCtgcgtggaactccctccaccccttatcattattagtccaacagtctgtcagtcatttttgttgagtgcttactatgagcagaacattgtaccaaaccctggggagagtacaatacaacaatataacagacacagtctctgcccacaatgagctgagagtctagataacagccattaatacaaatcaataaaattgcagataggtacacgagtgttgtggggctgaaatgggggatgaataaagggagcaagtcaaggaggcgcagaagggagttggagaaaaagaatggggggcttagtcatggaaggcctcttggagtagatgtgccttcaataaggctttgaaggtggaaagagtagcAGACCTTAACTCTCCCATTAACAGCCACCTGCTGCACGAACATAGTTCTttttactctcctcagcactcaggtgtatatataatgatgatgataataataatagtattactaggtgtttactctatgtcaagctctgttctaagcactgggtaggtaaaagttaatcaggcaagacctagtccctctcccatgtggggctcacagtttaaatagaaaggagaaccggtatttaatccccattttgcagatgaggaaactgaggcccagagagttaagtgacttgcggacagttaagtgacttgtccaaagtcacacagcagataactgagtgagccagaattagaacccagggcctctgactcccaggttcgtgctctttccattagtccacactgtttctcatttatattatatgtataatcAACTGCACAGTCAATtgattgtacaataataataatgatggcatttgttaagcgcttactatgtgcagagcactgttcaaagcgctacaATCAGTTATTCATTCTGATTATTCTTTTTGTAAATAttcttgtgtctgtctcccccattagagtgtaaggtccctgagggcagggaacacgtgtcAAGTTTCTGTtacacttccccaagcactttgaacagtgcattgCTTGTAGGTCCTCAATTAATAACAATACTATCACAAAATTATCTGTGACAAGGGGCTGGAGCAAATGAATCAAATAGTAGTGCATTTTCTCCTTCAACTTGTGAAATGTGGGTTTCCTCAttggaaaaatggggactaaataaacacctgttctccttccctcctacctgTGGTGCCCCATGTgatccaaggactgtgtccaatctggagatcttatatctacctcatgcTTCATACAGTGGTTGGCATGCACTCGGTGTGTGCCTAAAAAATGCTACAATCATTATCTGACTGTTCGACTGACTGAAGGAGTCATCAACTGAAATGAGGCCACAGGAGACCAGCCCTTCCCTCATCCCAGGGGGGACCCTGGGGACTTTCAGGACCTGCAATTGGAGCCCCCGTCTCCCACCCATGTACAACGGCCTCCTCCATCCTCACCGGCAGCTCAGAATCTCTTCCGGCTTCATTGACACCTGGGTCGTGGAATCCTGACGCTTCTGGGCTTCTCTTTTTTCCAGGATGTCCTTCAGCCTCCGCTCGAGCGCCGGGAAGCCACTCGAGGAGTCAGGCAGCACGAAGCCCCTCGTGTTCCTCTCTTTCTGGGCGGCTTTGCGGAAAGAAGGGAATCCCATAGCGGCATCTTGCATGAGCAGGATGTTGGGGTCTAGGCCTTTGGAGAAGCTGCATCTTCCGCTGCTCTGAGGGCGGGTGGAAGACTGCCTGGAGGAGCCTGCCTCGTCTGAGCTTTCTTTGATGGATCGCTGATCTGAAGCTGAGCAGAGACACCAAGCTAGGACGCCGTCTCCAGCTTCACCCACAGGCTAGCGGGAAGGATTGGGATTATAGGCCATTGGTGGACGCGTGGGGTGAGCGATAAGGCTATGTGAGGGTGAGGTCTTggtcttttttaagtgcttgctgtggttgtcaagcactgtgctaagcactggggtaaatacaatacaatcagattggtcacagtcccccctccccgctctgcccgcagaccctgtcccatgtggaggtcctgaactaagtgggagggagaaaggttatttttttttaatggtacttgttaagcgcttactacataccaggcactgttcgaagtgctgggatagatacaagctaattaggttggacccagtcccacatggggctcaattttACAGTTatggtaacggaggcccagagaagttaagtcactcaccctaggtcccacagcagacaagtggtggagctggaattaggacccaggtccttctgactcccagacctgtgctctatccactaaatcatgctgtttcccctaattgaatccccattttaaaaatgaggaaattgagggtcgAAGATGTGAGAGGATTTGTCCAACATTGCTGAGCAAGAAAATtgttgaggtgggattagagctcaggtcttctgtctcccggtCTTTGTGTGGCATCCATTAGGTCAAGGGGCTTCACTGGTCTTTCCACAGAATTCCAAAATCCACCTAATTTTCAGCGTGCCTTGCTGGCTCTTTTTCTATACtgctctccctagcactcagttcagtgctctgctcacagtaggtgttagcaaagggagagtcagaaggtcatgggttctaatcccagctccgccatttgtctgctgtgtgaccttgggcaagtcacttcacttctctgagcctcagttacctcatctgtaaaatggggattgagattgtgagcccacagggaccatgtccaacccgatctgcttgagtccaacccagtgcttagtactgttcctggcacatagttaagcattttataaataccataattattattattattgatcgattgaccttgtcagccttcatttttttttctttttttggtatttgttaagcacttttactatatgccaggtcctgttctaagctctgggatagatacaagctagtcaggttggacacaatccatgtcccacattgggctcaaagtcttcatccccattatacagatcagGTTCTTGAGGTatagaggtgtgaagtgacttgcccaaagtcacacagcagatgaagggcggagcagggattagaactcaggtccttctgactctaggtccaggttctacccattaggccacagtgcttcataaataccatagaaagccAATCTGGACCAAGCCTTGCTGCTGAGGTAATTGTTCAGAAATGAGTTAGGCTCTTTCAGATGGGCACTTGGCCAATTTTGATGTTACAAGGTATTTTTCTTTTTGTCCAAGTTAGTCATGGTTTGGCTTGCCAATCAATTTAGCTGACAGATGTTCGGACACTTGTCTTTACTGTGCTAGACATTTTCAAGTCTTTTTTCACTTGACATAAAATCACTGTGctgtagtattttttttttcatctttacaTCATTGTATGGCCAGGAAAAAACAAGCGTTGGTAAGGACATTTTTGTTCCAAAATTTTTTTCCCGAGCATGTTTCTTAGGGAGTTGAAAAGAACAATACTTTGGAAGCTGGTTGGAAAAGGGGTTAGGTTAAGAGCTAGGATTAAGGCTAAATTAGGGGCAAGGATGACAGTACAGTAAGGTTAAAGCTTTAGTCTTGGGCTTATGATTGAAGTAAGGTTAGAGTTAATTGGTTTTAGGGCTGGAATGAGAATTAGGGTTATGACAGATTGGGTCCAGGGCCTGAGCTAGTGTAAATAAAGCTgtgttgtaagctcgttgtgggcggggaatgtgtccactaattctgttttattgtactctcccgaattcttagtacagtgctctgcacataataagtgctcagtaaatgccattgatggattaaggCCCTCAGGGACCTAAAGGTTAGGGTTTGATTTAGGTTTAAAATTTACTATGGGGATAGAATTAAAATTTGGGGTTCAGATCAGGACTAAGATTGGAGTTAgaagagcagtgttgcctagtggaaagagcccaggcctgggagtaacaagacCACTAGATTATATACGCCTTGAGGGAAGAGACCATGCctactaaccctattgtattgtacttagactgtgagccatacgtgggacagggactgggtccaacataattaatttgtatgtacctcggcgcttagtactgtgtttgatacatagtaagcacttaagaaatatcacaaaataaaaaaaataaaaaattccctctcaagctcttagtacagtactctgcacaccatcgGCAGTCAATAAATTACAATGACTGagtgagccctgggttctaatttcagctccaccactacttgcctgaaatagagaagcagcgtggctcagtggaaagagcacgggctttggagtcagaggtcatgggttcaagtcctggctctgccaattgtcagctgtgtgactttgggcaagtcacttaacttctctgggcctcagttacctcatctgtaaaatggggattaagactgtgagccccctgtgggacaacctgatcaccttgcaacctccccagtgcttaggacagtgctttgcacatagtaagcgcataataaatgtcattaaaaaatgtgaccttgggcaagccacttcatttctctgggccccagtttcctcatctataaaatggggattaaataaatatctgtcctccctcccttctagactgcgagccccatgtgggacagggactgtgtccaacctgatctgcctgtacccaccccagtgcttactacagtgactggcacatagtaagtgcttaacaaatacaattattactattatcattatttctccccacccccagcagccCCTGGAATGGCTTAACCTGAGCCTAGTTCCCTTTCCCATTTGGTTGCACCCTGGATTCACTGGGGGCTGAGGACCCCGCCTCCTGTGGCTGCTGGATGAGCTGAGAAGATGCCTAAAATTGGGGTCACCTCCCCCTGGGGTCAGACTGAGGCTctttcagcagggaatgtgtctaccaactctggtatttggtactctccctagcacttagtacagtgctcttgttgGAATCCCAGCCCCCAGGAGATCCCAACCATGAGACCctccagaataataattgtggtgcttcttaagcacttactatgtcccaagcacttttctaagcatgagGGTAGATAGTGTTAGGGGGCCTTGGTCATGGTGTAGGGtctagagcgtgggtctgggagtcagaaggtcatgggttctaatcccggctctgccacttgtctgttgtgtggtcttgggcaagacacttgacatctctgtacctcagttaccttatctgtaaaatggggattaagactgtgagccctctgtgggatagggactatgtccaacccaatttgcttgtatctaccctagcgcttaatacagagcctggcacatagtaagagcttaacaaataccatagttattattactattattactataattacaaggctgtccatcacctcgccccctcctacctcatctcccatctctccttcttcagcccagcccatgccctccgctcctctgcagttaacctcctcactgtacctcattcttgcctgtcctgccgttgaccccagcaaacgtccttcccctggcctggaatgccctccctccgcacatccaccaagctaactctcttccaccctacaaagccctactgagagctcacctcctccagggggccttccaagacagagccccctttttcctcttctcctccccatcccccccaccctacctccttcccctccccacagcacttgtatatatttgtacagatttattactctatttattttacttgtacatatttactattctatttattttgttaatgatgtgcatctagctttaattctatttgttctgacgattttgacacctgtctgcatgttttgttttgttgtctgtctccaccttctagactgtgagcccattgttggtagagagcttcccaagtgcttggtacagtgctctgcacacagtaagcattcaataaatacaattgaatgaatgaccaggcagggtacagtccctgtcccaaattggacTAAAAATCTAAGGAGAAGGTATTTgacccacatttcacagatgccagaactgagaagtaaagtgacttccccaagatcacatagcagacaagtgacagaactgagattagaacctagcacttagaatggtgattgacacatagcaaacatcTAATATACTTAGCTCATTatgacagggaacatgcccactaattctattgtactgtactctcccaggcacttactaaaatgatctgcatgtagtaagcactcaataagtaccattgatttattgacttatatattaacaaataccacaaatacaaggccctctgacccccagaactgtactttttccactaggccacactttttccaGCTCCCTGCCCCAACTTAATCACTGACCCAGAATTTCCTGGGCCTCAGATCTAAGATAAATCAATGTAAATGATCCCCTAAaaatcccaccctctcccctcaccttacTGACTATAGATTTTCTCCATCCACTTCGGAAACTACTTTCtactcactactcttctactacaacccagtccacatacttcactcctctaaagctaatcttctcaccttacctcaaactcatctatctcaccgctgacctcctgcccccatcctacttctggccggaacgccctccctcctcaattctgacAATTTACCCTCCTTACCCTCccggctttcaaagccttattgaagacatatcttctccaagaggcctttcctgattaagccctcctttcctcttctctctctcccttctgtgacaccctgactTAGTCCCTTCATTCATCATCTCCCTGATCCAGCCTCACAGCTCTTTTGTACATCGCtgtaatgtacttatttatattagtgtctgtctgcactgctaaactgtaaattctttatggtcagggaatgtgtctgtttattgttattttgaactctcccaagtgcttagtacagtgctctgcacacagtaagcactcaataaatacaattaaatgaatgaatgaatgaaagcaacgccccccacccccaactccctttGAGGCTCTTGCTTGCACTGAGGGATTGTGGGCTGCAGGGGTCTAAAGAGcccggggaagggcccgggaaccAGCTCAGTGAAGAGGGAGTGCTTCCCCTTCCTTGTCCTGAGAGTGGACCAGGAGCCCCTACCTAGGTCAGGCTGACAGGGCTCTacctctccctaataataataataatttttattatggtacttgttaagcacttactatgtgtcaagcactgctgtaagcactggggtcgatgcaagttaatcaggttggacacagtccctgtcccacatgggactcacactcttaatccctattttacagatgaggtaaatgaaacctagagaagtgaagtgactagcccaaggtcacacagtagacatgctaaaagaagcagcgtgggtcagtggaaagagcacgggctttggagtaagaggtcatgggttcaaatcccactctgccaactgtcagctctgtgactttaggcaagtcacttaacgtctctgtgcctcagttacctcatctgtaaaatgggaattaaaattgtgagccccccatgggacaacctgatcaccttgtaacctccccagtgcttagaacagtgctttgcacatagtaagcacttaataaatgccatcattattattattatgtgttgctccttcattcattcatcctctctcattcccacagcacatatatatatatatatatatctgtttttttatttctttatttattcatttatttatttatgttaatgtctgtctccccctctagactgcgagcttgtcggcaggaatgtgtctgttgttacattgtactctcccaagcgcttaggacagtactttgcacacactaagtgctcaataaatatgattaaaagaatgaatgaatgaatggtggagctgggattagaacccagtaccttctgactcccaagaccgtgctctatccacaaagccatactgcttctctgcccagccttccccattcccccacccccacccccaccccagggagcTTCTGGGCTCCCAGCCATGCCAGCAggaccctctccccgccccccccgctccCCACAGGAAACTCAAGCCTTCAGTCCAATGGCCCTTGGCGGCTTCCAGTCCATCCCCTGGTAACCAGCCTACATGCTGTCTTCCTTAGCTGCAGGCAGCACACTTCAGTCCTGCATCCTGTCCGCTGAGATGGGAGAATTCCCTTCCTTCATTTATACTGTTACCTTGCAGGTATTTATAGAGTACCAcaatgccccctcccttcccccgggAGGCTCCTCCTTTGAAGACAGGAGCAGTGCAGTCTTTCCCCACTTGGGAATCTAGAACTCTGTTTCTTGGCTCCGTCTCCGGCTTTCTCAGTTCGGTCTCTCTTGGCCTCTGGCATAGACTCTCACCACTTCTGCCTCTTCCGGCCTCTGTCTCTGAACCAGCTGCTTCCTCTCTCTACTACTGTCTCTTCCAACCTGTTTCAGTCCCAGCCCATTTTAGACTGAGTCTTGTGTGAGCCAAGGActgttctgacctgattatcttgtatctcccccagctcttagctcAGAGGCTGGCCCAGAAAAGTTCTAAACAAATATCTCAggagttattattgtcattattattattgttataatcctCCATCTCTGTCCCTACCCCTGTGCTTCTCAGCTGCCCTTGATCTCTCGATCGCTGCCTCTCATTTAAtcctgatgatatttgttaagcacttactgtatgtcatgcactgttctacgtgctggggtggataaaagttaatcacgttggactcagtcccagtccctgtcccacatggagctcacagtaggagagagacaggtattgaaattgaatcccaatttttcagatgagggaactgaggcccagagaaatgaagtgacttgcctgaggtcacacaacagacaaggtcacacagcagtcgactggttgagtcaggattagagcccaggtcctctgtctccctgtccttcACTCTTTCTGACTGGGATGGGACTTGAAGCTATGCAATGCTTTCTTACCCTGATTTCTTGGCACCTTCTAAATCCACTGTACTCCTACAGGCatgcagtgcagtgctctgcacacagtgccctgcacacgtagttcctcagtaataataataacaataattgtggtatttgttaagcgcttactctttgccaggcactgtactaagcacttggatagatacaaaataatcaggttgggcagagtccctgcctTTCACAGGACTCCccgtatcaatccccattttatagatgaggaaactatagcacagaaaagtgaagtgacttgcccaagatcacaccgctggcaaggggtggagtcaggattagaacccaggtccttctgactcccaggcccatactctattcactagcatcatcatcattattattgttgttattatatttgcTCAGTGCTCACAAAGTGCCAAGCcccatactgagcactggggtagatacaagataatcattcagacacagtccctgcctcacatggggctcacactctaatagGGAGGGATAACGGGAattgtacccccattttacagataaagaaattgatgccagtgaagtgaaatgacttgcccaaagtcacagagcagtcaagaggcagagtctggattagaagccagatctgcCCCCCTTCCAGAGAGCTGGAAAAGCATTAACTTTGAGGCAGATGGAGGGGATTGTTGGAGCAAGGGAAGATCTGGGCAGGCTCTCTTACCAACGCTTGCTCTCTTGGAGGCCCGTCCATTGCTGCCCCGGGCTTCACGGGTGTAGCTTCCGGACAAATCTGTGCGGTTCCGGTCCCGGCCTCCCTGATGGTTGTCCTGAAGTGACCATTTCAGAGAGCCCTTCCTGTTTGACTTGGTGGAAGAGAAAATGGGATTGTGGGTTTGGGACTCAAGAATCAATCTTTCCTTAGAGCTGACCAACATCCACAGAGGTGACTCTGACCTTAGATACTTGACCACTTCTACACCGTACCCTGGTTATTCTTTAGACTCGAAGTAGCTCAAAGGTAAGAatcatgtcttcccactctatggcatctccctgcctccaccctttCCATCTCTAGTTCAAAGCCATGCATTCGCTGGCTGAGTCTACATTGGCAAATTATTTATAGCCCCAGTTCCTAAAAATACTGGGCTCCCAATTATCCAGATtttcactggatttttttttaacctgaaatGGTTGGACATCTCAAGCCAACGAATTTTAGATTTTTACTAGTGAGGTAATTGACTCGCGTTGGTCAGGCTGATATTCCAgagccagcatggcctagagaatcagcatggtctagtggaaagagcatgggcctgggagtcagaggacctgggttctaatcgcagctctaccacatatttactgtgtgaccctgggcaagtaatttaacttctctgtgcctcagttactctagctgtaagatggggattaaatcctactccctcatacttatattgtgagcaccatgagggtcacagacagtgttcaacctgattaacctgattcaacctgattagagaagcagcatgactcagtggaaaaaagcacaggctctggagtagaggttatgggttcaaatcctgctctgccagttgtcagctatgtgactttgggcaggttactt
It contains:
- the C11H16orf78 gene encoding uncharacterized protein C16orf78 homolog isoform X1, which codes for MTERSRRTSEERRLSDATRVLEWLERRRNKAMLTSNKKESVNLKKTQDSLDNLKSMNDNLLKQEESKLRKQLFIRQDDGPSVSNTTSSSNRKGSLKWSLQDNHQGGRDRNRTDLSGSYTREARGSNGRASKRASVASDQRSIKESSDEAGSSRQSSTRPQSSGRCSFSKGLDPNILLMQDAAMGFPSFRKAAQKERNTRGFVLPDSSSGFPALERRLKDILEKREAQKRQDSTTQVSMKPEEILSCRYLRLSKNNIKTLLKLCKDAGMNVEIHPHMTESELNAKTIFNRNPSISL
- the C11H16orf78 gene encoding uncharacterized protein C16orf78 homolog isoform X3, translated to MNDNLLKQEESKLRKQLFIRQDDGPSVSNTTSSSNRKGSLKWSLQDNHQGGRDRNRTDLSGSYTREARGSNGRASKRASVASDQRSIKESSDEAGSSRQSSTRPQSSGRCSFSKGLDPNILLMQDAAMGFPSFRKAAQKERNTRGFVLPDSSSGFPALERRLKDILEKREAQKRQDSTTQVSMKPEEILSCRYLRLSKNNIKTLLKLCKDAGMNVEIHPHMTESELNAKTIFNRNPSISL
- the C11H16orf78 gene encoding uncharacterized protein C16orf78 homolog isoform X4 — encoded protein: MVHQFPIPPHRKGSLKWSLQDNHQGGRDRNRTDLSGSYTREARGSNGRASKRASVASDQRSIKESSDEAGSSRQSSTRPQSSGRCSFSKGLDPNILLMQDAAMGFPSFRKAAQKERNTRGFVLPDSSSGFPALERRLKDILEKREAQKRQDSTTQVSMKPEEILSCRYLRLSKNNIKTLLKLCKDAGMNVEIHPHMTESELNAKTIFNRNPSISL
- the C11H16orf78 gene encoding uncharacterized protein C16orf78 homolog isoform X2, coding for MTERSRRTSEERRLSDATRVLEWLERRRNKAMLTSNKKESVNSNRKGSLKWSLQDNHQGGRDRNRTDLSGSYTREARGSNGRASKRASVASDQRSIKESSDEAGSSRQSSTRPQSSGRCSFSKGLDPNILLMQDAAMGFPSFRKAAQKERNTRGFVLPDSSSGFPALERRLKDILEKREAQKRQDSTTQVSMKPEEILSCRYLRLSKNNIKTLLKLCKDAGMNVEIHPHMTESELNAKTIFNRNPSISL